A genomic segment from Saprospiraceae bacterium encodes:
- a CDS encoding DUF4153 domain-containing protein, with amino-acid sequence MDIQSHLDNPKQLEKMYRDNKSEFKAALKLLKPQQMDQKLFAYWNERINYDRPDISWGNRNELIFLLIASLVAGLLAKIPSLFNLNPELFYQRNIGFIVFPMLTCYFAWNKGLSIKKTIFAGLVFLLSVVYINLLPSADKSDSLILACIHLPLLLWAVVGFSYACGEFKNTSKILEFLRYNGDLLIITGLILISGGMLTGITIGLFSVIGIQIEDLYFNYFGIFGLAAAPILGTYLTQTNPQLVNKISPVIAGIFSPLVFIMLLIYLVAIFYSGKDPYNDREFLMIFNALLIGVMAIILFSISETGKQRTGKLGSYILLGLSLVTIIVNGIALSAILYRISEWGITPNRLAVLGANTLMLIHLVFITIQLTRHVFKKVEIQRVEYSIVLFIPVYILWICLVTFIFPFIFQFN; translated from the coding sequence ATGGACATACAATCACACCTTGACAATCCAAAACAATTGGAAAAAATGTACCGCGACAATAAATCCGAATTTAAAGCAGCCTTGAAATTGCTTAAGCCCCAGCAGATGGACCAAAAATTGTTTGCTTATTGGAATGAACGAATTAACTATGATCGACCCGACATATCCTGGGGCAATCGAAATGAACTTATCTTTTTATTGATTGCATCACTTGTTGCGGGCTTATTGGCTAAAATACCATCGCTATTTAATTTAAATCCGGAGTTGTTTTATCAGAGAAACATCGGATTTATTGTCTTTCCAATGCTAACTTGTTATTTCGCATGGAACAAAGGGCTTTCCATAAAAAAAACAATCTTTGCCGGCCTTGTTTTCCTTCTTAGTGTCGTGTATATAAATTTATTGCCGTCCGCTGATAAAAGTGATAGCTTGATTTTAGCTTGCATCCACCTGCCTTTATTGTTGTGGGCTGTCGTAGGATTTTCCTATGCATGCGGGGAATTTAAAAACACATCCAAAATTCTTGAGTTTCTGCGCTACAATGGGGACTTACTCATTATAACAGGCTTGATCTTAATATCAGGTGGAATGCTTACGGGCATTACCATTGGATTGTTTTCAGTCATTGGAATTCAAATTGAGGATTTATATTTTAATTACTTTGGTATTTTCGGACTTGCCGCTGCTCCAATACTTGGTACGTATTTAACACAAACAAATCCACAACTGGTAAATAAAATTTCTCCTGTCATTGCGGGGATTTTTAGTCCGCTGGTATTCATCATGCTGCTAATTTACTTAGTGGCTATTTTCTATTCAGGAAAAGATCCCTACAATGACCGCGAGTTTTTAATGATCTTTAATGCACTCTTAATTGGTGTCATGGCTATTATCCTGTTTTCAATTTCAGAAACCGGTAAACAACGCACGGGTAAACTAGGAAGCTATATCCTTTTGGGATTGTCCCTTGTAACCATAATTGTAAATGGAATCGCACTTTCTGCCATTTTATATAGAATTTCAGAATGGGGAATTACACCCAACCGATTGGCTGTGTTGGGTGCAAATACTTTGATGCTGATTCACCTGGTTTTTATAACGATTCAACTTACGAGACATGTATTTAAAAAAGTTGAAATTCAACGGGTGGAATATTCCATCGTTCTTTTTATTCCGGTTTACATTTTGTGGATCTGTTTGGTTACTTTTATATTTCCATTTATTTTTCAATTCAACTAA
- a CDS encoding histidinol-phosphatase, translating into MKKIDLHLHTKPSQYSDSAFIFSLPKLKEYVEKLAIDCIAVTNHNLFDLPQFNQISAQLGIKVLPGIEINLEKGHLLLVSENAELDDFEAKCNQVESLITSESEFITVQKLNEIFIDLSRYLLIPHYDKTPIIRPEIIEKLKPHITSGEVTSAKKFKYCLKDANSLVPVLFSDLRFTENMTAFSPRQTFIDIDDTSLRAIKTCLMDKHKVFLHHTEGHRFFQIFENGQKLSTGLNVILGERSSGKTYTLKTIAAMYDNVIHIKQFELLETDEERDKKKFDELLTTKQSSISEQFLKEFKEVVEDVSKIDRKENEKRIESYLTSLLKVAAEEEKKDVYSKCTLFNESKFIETSNDTLKQLVTATELLIENTQYRTLIDSHISKKVLQELVVDLMKKYEEVQEKNLKARWINSLVFNIQKELQSSTASEHIKDVDFYTILLEKDKLRKFENIATQIKREKVIEQTDVRRFKIVASTRRFNGAQELKNKSGIQQTAFSIAYPLYDSPIQYLDELKKMERIPETEFYKYFVDVSYRILNEFDAEISGGERSEFNLLEKIQNAHHFDLLLVDEPESSFDNLFLKNEVNEQIRQISKTVPVIVVTHNNTVGASIKPDYILYTKKEIVGGKAVYEVYSGNPADPILKSIDGEEINNYNIMLNCLEAGDSAYIERKQSYDILKN; encoded by the coding sequence ATGAAAAAGATAGACCTACATCTACATACAAAGCCATCACAATACAGTGATTCAGCATTTATATTTAGCCTTCCAAAGCTAAAAGAGTATGTTGAAAAGTTAGCTATTGATTGCATCGCAGTTACCAATCACAACTTATTTGATTTACCTCAATTCAATCAGATTTCAGCACAACTTGGAATAAAAGTTTTGCCAGGAATAGAAATAAATTTAGAGAAAGGACATCTGCTATTGGTCTCAGAAAATGCGGAACTTGATGACTTTGAAGCCAAGTGCAACCAAGTTGAAAGTTTAATCACAAGTGAATCTGAATTTATTACTGTTCAAAAGCTAAATGAAATATTCATTGACCTAAGTCGATACCTTTTAATTCCGCACTATGATAAAACTCCAATTATTCGACCTGAAATAATTGAAAAATTAAAACCACATATTACATCGGGAGAAGTAACCAGTGCAAAGAAATTCAAATATTGTTTGAAAGATGCAAACAGCTTAGTTCCTGTTTTATTTAGTGATTTGAGATTTACAGAGAATATGACTGCATTCTCACCACGCCAAACTTTTATTGATATTGATGATACTTCTTTAAGGGCAATTAAAACGTGCTTGATGGATAAGCACAAAGTTTTTCTTCATCATACAGAAGGACATCGGTTTTTTCAGATTTTTGAAAATGGTCAAAAACTTTCAACAGGTTTGAATGTAATTTTAGGTGAAAGGTCATCAGGTAAAACCTATACACTTAAAACAATTGCTGCTATGTATGACAATGTCATACACATTAAGCAATTTGAGCTATTGGAAACGGATGAAGAAAGAGACAAAAAGAAATTTGATGAATTGCTTACTACTAAACAAAGCAGTATTTCAGAACAATTCTTAAAAGAATTCAAAGAAGTTGTAGAAGATGTTTCAAAAATTGACAGAAAAGAAAATGAAAAACGGATTGAAAGTTATTTAACCTCATTGTTAAAAGTTGCAGCAGAAGAAGAGAAAAAAGATGTTTACTCAAAATGCACTCTGTTTAATGAAAGCAAGTTCATTGAAACAAGCAACGATACATTAAAGCAATTAGTAACTGCAACCGAATTACTTATTGAGAATACTCAATACAGAACTCTAATAGATAGCCACATTTCTAAAAAGGTGTTGCAAGAGTTAGTTGTTGATTTAATGAAGAAATATGAAGAAGTGCAAGAGAAAAACTTGAAAGCAAGGTGGATAAATTCTCTTGTTTTTAATATTCAAAAGGAGTTGCAATCATCAACAGCATCAGAACACATTAAAGATGTTGACTTCTATACAATTCTTCTTGAAAAAGATAAGCTAAGGAAATTTGAAAATATTGCAACTCAAATCAAGAGAGAAAAAGTAATTGAACAAACAGATGTCCGTAGGTTTAAGATTGTGGCATCAACAAGAAGATTTAACGGAGCACAAGAGCTAAAAAACAAAAGCGGCATTCAACAAACTGCTTTCAGTATTGCTTATCCACTATACGATTCTCCTATTCAATATTTGGATGAACTAAAGAAAATGGAGCGTATACCAGAAACTGAATTTTATAAATATTTTGTAGATGTCAGTTATCGGATATTGAATGAATTTGATGCCGAAATTTCAGGTGGAGAAAGGTCAGAATTTAATCTACTTGAAAAAATTCAAAATGCTCATCATTTTGATTTGCTTTTAGTGGATGAACCCGAATCATCATTTGATAATTTGTTTTTAAAAAATGAAGTGAATGAGCAAATCAGGCAAATTTCAAAGACAGTTCCTGTAATTGTTGTTACCCACAACAACACAGTAGGAGCATCTATTAAGCCTGATTATATTCTCTACACAAAGAAGGAAATTGTTGGTGGCAAAGCAGTTTATGAAGTTTATTCGGGTAATCCTGCTGACCCAATACTAAAATCTATTGATGGCGAAGAAATTAATAATTATAATATAATGCTTAATTGCCTTGAAGCAGGTGATTCAGCATACATTGAAAGAAAACAGTCCTATGATATACTTAAAAATTGA
- a CDS encoding DUF1648 domain-containing protein: protein MWVFLLANFSDLPEVIPQHYNAYGKADGFGSKSNLFILAGIASILNIGLSILKKYPHRFNYPVEITKENEFRQYAIATRMLRFVKLILVLIFSSLIIKTILIAKGGTHELGFWFLPIALVCLIGSIAYFLILSFRSK from the coding sequence ATGTGGGTTTTTCTTCTTGCAAATTTTTCCGATTTGCCAGAAGTAATACCTCAACATTACAATGCATATGGAAAAGCAGATGGTTTTGGAAGTAAATCAAATTTATTTATTTTGGCCGGTATTGCTAGCATACTCAATATAGGACTTAGCATACTAAAAAAATATCCGCATCGCTTTAATTATCCGGTTGAAATTACGAAAGAAAATGAATTCAGACAATATGCAATCGCTACCAGAATGCTTCGCTTTGTAAAATTAATCCTGGTTTTGATTTTTAGTTCGCTAATAATTAAAACCATACTTATTGCAAAAGGAGGAACTCATGAACTTGGCTTTTGGTTTTTACCCATTGCTTTAGTTTGTTTGATTGGGAGTATTGCTTATTTTTTAATTTTATCTTTTAGATCAAAATAA
- a CDS encoding cupin domain-containing protein has protein sequence MQAKQHIQSINLMQKFSLFDKLWTPHIIGELNGQYVKLCKLKGDFVWHSHEHEDELFMVFKGTLLMDFRDGTTVAVHEGEILIVPKGVEHRPHTDGELVFNLLFEPKETAHTGTVKSEMTINELEWI, from the coding sequence ATGCAAGCTAAACAGCATATTCAGTCCATTAATTTAATGCAAAAATTTTCATTGTTTGATAAACTTTGGACTCCACATATTATTGGCGAACTAAACGGCCAATACGTTAAATTATGCAAACTTAAAGGCGACTTTGTCTGGCACAGTCATGAACATGAAGATGAATTGTTTATGGTTTTTAAAGGAACCTTGTTGATGGATTTTAGAGATGGTACAACAGTAGCAGTTCATGAAGGAGAAATTTTGATCGTCCCAAAAGGTGTTGAACACCGACCCCATACAGATGGTGAACTGGTTTTTAATCTATTGTTTGAACCCAAAGAAACTGCACATACCGGAACAGTGAAAAGTGAGATGACAATAAACGAATTGGAATGGATCTGA
- a CDS encoding beta-lactamase family protein translates to MNGIITLVFLTSFTLSIGQSQFITKLDGSKVSINEIDKSITRLMNEANIDGLSLSVLNNNKTVFIKSYGYRNKPKNELLDPGTIMYGASFSKAVFGFLIMKLVQQNKLDLDKPLYLYLNKPIPEYDYFSDLTNDDNWKLITARMCLSHTTGLPNVRWFNPITSEQDTLGIMKIYFSPGTKYAYSGEGFKLLQLVVEEITNKKIDELAIENVFKPIGMSRTGYVWHNSFGDDNVAVGHMSNGDIDKKRKRTEAVAGGSLVTTLADYSKFIEYIMQKKGLKKKWFNEMITPQIEIHSVTQFPPITFEKSSEYKEIKLSYGLGWGILHCPNGKAIFKEGNGGAWRNYNINFIDKGISIVILINSENGESIYQELIETLVGPTCIPWKWHGYIPYNNKK, encoded by the coding sequence ATGAATGGAATAATCACACTTGTATTTTTGACTTCGTTCACCTTAAGCATTGGACAATCACAGTTTATCACTAAGCTTGATGGGAGCAAAGTTTCGATTAACGAAATTGATAAATCCATCACACGATTAATGAACGAAGCAAATATTGACGGCTTAAGCCTGTCCGTACTAAACAATAATAAAACTGTTTTTATAAAATCCTATGGCTATAGAAATAAACCTAAAAATGAATTGCTTGACCCTGGTACGATTATGTATGGAGCTTCTTTTAGTAAAGCTGTATTTGGTTTTCTTATAATGAAATTAGTTCAACAAAATAAATTGGATCTTGACAAACCGCTTTACCTGTATTTAAACAAACCAATCCCTGAATACGACTATTTTTCCGATTTAACGAATGATGATAATTGGAAATTAATAACCGCAAGAATGTGTTTAAGCCATACTACTGGACTGCCTAATGTAAGATGGTTTAATCCAATCACCTCAGAACAAGATACCTTGGGTATTATGAAAATCTACTTTAGCCCCGGAACAAAATACGCCTATTCCGGTGAAGGTTTTAAACTCTTGCAATTGGTTGTAGAAGAAATTACAAATAAAAAAATTGATGAATTAGCTATTGAAAATGTTTTTAAGCCTATTGGAATGTCCCGAACAGGGTATGTTTGGCACAATTCATTTGGTGATGACAATGTAGCTGTAGGCCATATGAGCAATGGCGACATTGATAAAAAACGTAAACGCACAGAAGCAGTTGCAGGAGGCTCTTTGGTAACAACTTTAGCAGATTATTCTAAGTTTATAGAATATATCATGCAAAAAAAAGGATTAAAAAAGAAATGGTTTAATGAAATGATTACACCCCAAATTGAAATCCATTCAGTTACCCAATTTCCACCGATAACATTTGAAAAATCATCAGAATATAAAGAAATTAAATTGTCTTATGGTTTGGGATGGGGAATTTTACATTGTCCAAACGGTAAAGCCATCTTCAAAGAAGGCAATGGAGGGGCCTGGAGAAATTACAATATAAATTTTATTGACAAAGGCATTTCTATTGTCATTTTAATCAATAGTGAAAATGGTGAATCCATATATCAAGAACTTATAGAAACTTTAGTTGGCCCTACGTGCATTCCCTGGAAATGGCATGGCTATATTCCATACAATAATAAAAAATAA
- a CDS encoding restriction endonuclease subunit S yields MTWRKKKLGDILTIERGGSPRPIDKYLTNSPDGINWIKISDATASTKYIYETKEKITKDGLHKTRLVNEGDFILSNSMSFGRPYIMKTTGCIHDGWLVLKQNGSKVFDTEFLYYLLSSPYVFKQFDYLAAGSTVRNLNIALVSSVEVPLPPLPEQQRIVSILDECFAAIDKVKANAEHNLLNANELFENAAQAIFTQKGTDWEQKLLGEFATFRNGINYTKGSKGEKIKIVGVKDFQDSYWVPDNDLVEVSLDGKINETDLLKKGDILAVRSNGNPQLIGRTLLAGKINEKVSHSGFTIRIRLDSKIVNPNYLCHFLKIQQTRKTLVESGNGVGIRSLNQGSLSSLKIPFPKSLKEQEMIIDKVDSIAEQSQKLKDIYQRKINDLEELKKSILQKAFAGELKTEKAVAV; encoded by the coding sequence ATGACTTGGAGAAAGAAAAAATTGGGGGATATTCTAACTATTGAGCGTGGTGGTTCTCCTCGACCTATAGATAAATATTTAACGAACTCTCCCGATGGTATTAATTGGATAAAAATTTCTGATGCAACAGCGTCCACAAAATATATTTATGAAACCAAAGAAAAGATTACAAAGGACGGACTGCATAAAACAAGATTAGTAAATGAAGGTGATTTCATTCTTTCAAACTCAATGAGCTTTGGAAGACCATACATAATGAAAACAACAGGTTGTATTCACGATGGTTGGTTAGTATTAAAGCAAAACGGAAGTAAAGTATTTGATACAGAGTTTTTATACTACTTACTTTCATCACCTTACGTTTTTAAACAATTTGATTATTTAGCTGCAGGTTCAACTGTTAGAAATTTAAATATTGCTCTTGTTAGTTCTGTTGAAGTCCCCCTTCCACCCCTCCCCGAACAACAACGCATTGTTTCCATTTTAGACGAGTGCTTTGCCGCCATAGATAAGGTAAAAGCCAATGCCGAACATAACTTATTAAATGCAAATGAACTTTTTGAAAATGCTGCACAGGCAATATTCACTCAAAAGGGAACTGATTGGGAACAAAAACTTTTAGGAGAATTTGCAACATTTAGGAATGGAATAAACTATACAAAAGGAAGCAAGGGGGAGAAAATAAAAATAGTTGGGGTCAAAGATTTTCAAGATAGTTATTGGGTTCCAGACAATGATTTGGTTGAAGTTTCTCTTGATGGTAAGATAAACGAAACTGACTTGCTAAAAAAAGGGGACATTTTGGCTGTCCGTTCTAATGGTAATCCTCAATTAATTGGTCGGACGTTATTAGCAGGTAAAATCAATGAAAAAGTTTCTCATTCGGGTTTCACTATAAGGATTAGGTTAGATTCAAAAATAGTTAATCCGAACTATCTCTGTCATTTTTTGAAAATTCAACAGACAAGAAAAACACTTGTAGAAAGTGGGAATGGAGTTGGAATTAGGAGTTTAAATCAGGGTTCACTTTCCTCATTGAAAATTCCTTTTCCGAAATCATTAAAAGAGCAGGAAATGATAATTGACAAGGTAGATTCAATAGCAGAGCAAAGTCAAAAGCTAAAAGACATATACCAAAGAAAAATCAACGATTTGGAAGAACTGAAAAAATCTATCCTACAAAAAGCATTTGCAGGAGAATTGAAAACTGAAAAAGCGGTTGCAGTATGA
- a CDS encoding DEAD/DEAH box helicase family protein: MNEAETRAELIDPKLKACGWGVVEGSKVLREYHITLGKIQTGGGNGKKEIADYVLVYKGIKLAIVEAKSDELEVGEGVMQAKKYAQKLQLETTYSTNGKNIYQICMKSGEEGLVPDFLSPEQLWNKTFPPSDSELNAEADWREKFANVPFEDKSGSWQLRYYQEIAVQRAVEAIAQSKNRILLTLATGTGKTAIAFQIAWKLFQTRWNLKRDGSRRSRILFLADRNILADQAYNSFAAFPEDALVRIKPTEIKKSGKVPTNGSIFFTIFQTFMSGTDADGKPLPYFGEYPADYFDFIIIDECHRGGANDESNWRGILEYFSPAVQLGLTATPKRKDNVDTYKYFGEPVFIYSLKEGINDGFLTPFKVKRIKTTLDDYRYTSDDTIVEGEIEEGKLYEEKDFNRTIEIVEREAKRVNIFLEEANQNEKAIIFCANQAHAALIRDLVNQNAKSKDPFYCVRVTANDGEEGERLLREFQDNEKTLPTILTTSQKLSTGVDARNIRNIVLLRPVNSMIEFKQIVGRGTRLFDGKEFFTIYDFVDAYKHFSDPEWDGEPLEEEPKESKLYPTPKPTVPQIFLDTGELTLKKPKIKIKLRNGKEREIQSMISTSFWSADGKPISSEEFLNNLFGELPKLFRDEEELRKLWSNPLTRKTLLENLDAAGFPKDDLLTLQKLVDMEKSDLYDVLEYVFNGDYIAMTREARAKAAEATIFALLNDKQKEFITFVLSKYIETGVDELDQEKLPILLTNKYQSLEDAKEILGDVANISRLFIEFQEHLYKQKAA; the protein is encoded by the coding sequence ATGAACGAAGCAGAAACAAGAGCAGAACTCATAGACCCCAAGTTAAAGGCATGTGGATGGGGCGTTGTAGAAGGTTCTAAAGTCCTTCGTGAATACCATATTACACTAGGAAAAATTCAAACAGGCGGTGGGAATGGCAAAAAAGAAATTGCCGATTACGTGTTGGTTTACAAAGGCATCAAGTTAGCAATTGTAGAAGCAAAAAGCGATGAACTAGAAGTTGGCGAAGGTGTCATGCAAGCCAAGAAATACGCTCAAAAATTGCAATTGGAAACTACTTATAGCACCAACGGAAAAAACATTTACCAAATCTGTATGAAATCAGGTGAAGAAGGTTTGGTGCCAGACTTTTTAAGTCCTGAACAACTTTGGAATAAAACCTTCCCTCCGTCAGACTCAGAGCTGAATGCTGAAGCGGATTGGCGAGAAAAATTTGCCAATGTGCCGTTTGAAGATAAAAGCGGAAGTTGGCAGTTAAGATATTACCAGGAAATAGCCGTTCAGAGAGCCGTTGAAGCCATTGCTCAAAGCAAAAACAGAATTTTACTTACACTTGCAACAGGCACAGGAAAAACGGCCATTGCATTTCAAATTGCCTGGAAATTGTTTCAAACCCGTTGGAATTTAAAACGAGACGGTAGCCGCAGGTCGAGAATTTTATTTTTAGCAGACAGAAATATTTTGGCAGATCAAGCCTACAATTCATTTGCAGCATTTCCCGAAGATGCTTTGGTGCGAATTAAACCCACTGAAATTAAAAAAAGCGGAAAAGTACCAACCAATGGCAGCATTTTCTTTACCATATTTCAAACCTTTATGAGTGGTACGGATGCAGACGGAAAACCTCTGCCCTATTTTGGCGAATACCCAGCCGACTACTTTGATTTCATCATCATAGACGAGTGCCATCGTGGCGGAGCAAATGACGAGAGTAATTGGCGGGGCATATTAGAATATTTCAGTCCTGCGGTTCAATTAGGTTTAACAGCCACACCCAAGCGAAAAGACAATGTGGATACATACAAATACTTTGGCGAACCAGTTTTTATCTATTCGCTTAAAGAAGGAATTAATGATGGTTTCTTAACGCCCTTCAAAGTAAAACGCATTAAAACAACCTTAGATGATTATCGCTATACTTCGGACGATACCATTGTGGAAGGTGAAATTGAAGAAGGTAAACTCTATGAAGAAAAAGACTTTAATCGCACCATTGAAATTGTAGAACGTGAAGCCAAGCGTGTAAACATCTTTTTAGAAGAAGCAAATCAGAATGAAAAGGCAATAATTTTCTGTGCCAATCAAGCACACGCAGCATTGATAAGGGATTTGGTAAACCAAAATGCAAAAAGCAAAGACCCATTTTATTGTGTTCGTGTAACTGCCAATGATGGAGAAGAAGGTGAAAGATTGTTGCGTGAATTTCAAGACAACGAAAAAACATTGCCAACCATTCTGACAACTTCGCAAAAACTTTCTACAGGTGTTGATGCAAGAAACATTCGGAATATTGTTTTGCTTCGTCCAGTCAATTCAATGATTGAGTTTAAACAAATTGTTGGACGTGGCACCCGACTGTTTGACGGCAAAGAGTTTTTTACCATTTACGACTTTGTAGATGCTTATAAACATTTCAGCGATCCCGAATGGGACGGTGAACCTTTGGAAGAAGAACCAAAAGAATCTAAACTATATCCAACACCTAAACCAACCGTACCACAAATTTTTTTAGATACAGGTGAGCTAACTCTGAAGAAGCCGAAAATAAAAATCAAACTACGCAATGGAAAAGAAAGAGAAATACAATCTATGATTTCAACTTCTTTTTGGAGTGCCGATGGTAAACCCATTTCATCCGAAGAATTTTTAAATAATCTGTTTGGAGAATTGCCCAAACTTTTCAGGGACGAAGAAGAATTGCGAAAACTTTGGAGCAACCCATTAACAAGAAAAACCTTGCTAGAGAATTTAGATGCAGCAGGTTTCCCAAAAGACGATTTATTGACTTTGCAAAAGTTAGTAGATATGGAAAAAAGCGACTTGTATGATGTACTGGAATACGTTTTCAATGGCGACTATATCGCAATGACAAGAGAAGCCAGAGCCAAAGCAGCCGAAGCGACCATCTTTGCTTTACTCAACGACAAACAAAAAGAGTTTATCACGTTCGTATTGAGTAAATATATTGAAACAGGCGTTGACGAACTCGACCAAGAAAAACTTCCAATCTTATTGACAAACAAGTATCAATCATTGGAAGACGCCAAAGAAATTTTAGGAGACGTAGCAAACATTAGTAGACTGTTCATAGAATTTCAAGAACATCTTTACAAACAGAAAGCAGCGTAA
- a CDS encoding SRPBCC family protein, with protein sequence MKILLIILLTIVGIIALLLILALFMKKEHYVKCEITINAPRQKVFDYIKLLKNQDYFNKNAMAGSDRIREYKGTDGTEGFIYAWSGNKDAGQGEKEIKKLIEGQRMEAEIRFIKPMKTSSYIIMELESIADNQTKVSWSNAGTLNYPVNIMIPMMEKMLPKDMDISLTNLKNILEN encoded by the coding sequence ATGAAAATTCTACTGATAATTTTGTTGACTATCGTTGGTATCATCGCATTGCTTTTAATCCTGGCACTTTTCATGAAAAAAGAACATTATGTAAAATGTGAAATCACGATCAATGCGCCACGTCAAAAAGTATTTGACTACATCAAGCTGCTTAAAAACCAGGACTATTTCAACAAAAATGCGATGGCGGGTTCAGATCGGATTAGAGAATATAAAGGCACAGATGGGACAGAAGGATTTATTTATGCCTGGAGCGGGAACAAAGATGCCGGTCAGGGAGAAAAGGAAATTAAAAAGCTCATCGAAGGCCAGAGAATGGAAGCAGAAATTCGTTTTATAAAACCTATGAAAACGTCTTCTTATATTATAATGGAATTAGAATCTATCGCTGACAATCAAACCAAAGTATCCTGGAGCAATGCAGGTACCTTAAACTATCCAGTAAACATCATGATCCCCATGATGGAAAAAATGCTTCCTAAGGATATGGACATCAGTTTGACTAATTTGAAAAACATACTTGAAAACTAG
- a CDS encoding transcriptional regulator: MKELIYGLNREFESRIRLGIMSILMVNDKVEFKSLKELLELTDGNLASHLSALEKAGYLKVKKQFIDRKPNTSYSATSEGKKAFNAHLKLLEKFLKKQ; the protein is encoded by the coding sequence ATGAAAGAATTGATCTATGGCCTGAATCGCGAATTTGAAAGTCGAATCCGTTTAGGGATCATGTCCATACTGATGGTCAACGATAAAGTCGAATTTAAAAGCTTAAAAGAATTGCTTGAACTAACGGACGGCAATCTCGCAAGCCATCTGTCAGCGCTTGAAAAAGCAGGTTATCTGAAAGTAAAAAAACAATTTATAGATCGAAAACCAAACACCAGCTACAGTGCCACCAGTGAAGGAAAAAAAGCCTTTAATGCACATTTAAAATTGTTGGAAAAATTCTTAAAAAAACAATAA
- a CDS encoding dihydrofolate reductase family protein: protein MRKVIAAINMTLDGYCDHTAISPDEEIHDHYSDLLNESGEILYGRITFQLMQFWQTLLINPSGDKSMDDFAIAIDKVPKLVFSNTLKSTGWESAKLANKTLEEALLELKKQTGKAIFIGSRSLIIQLMELNLIDEYQLMVHPVVAGSGLPLFENMQDRKMLNLLKTKNFNSGPVILYYQPIKND, encoded by the coding sequence ATGAGAAAAGTAATTGCAGCAATCAATATGACACTGGACGGATATTGCGACCACACAGCGATTAGTCCGGACGAAGAAATACATGATCATTATTCCGATTTGCTAAATGAATCGGGCGAAATCCTCTATGGTCGAATTACCTTTCAACTCATGCAATTTTGGCAAACGCTACTCATAAATCCTTCTGGAGACAAATCGATGGACGACTTTGCAATTGCAATAGACAAAGTTCCAAAACTTGTGTTTTCTAATACACTGAAAAGCACAGGATGGGAAAGTGCAAAGCTGGCGAATAAAACACTTGAGGAAGCGCTTTTAGAACTCAAAAAACAAACAGGCAAAGCCATTTTTATTGGCAGCCGGAGCTTAATTATTCAACTAATGGAACTCAATTTGATTGACGAATATCAACTCATGGTTCACCCAGTGGTGGCCGGAAGCGGCTTGCCCTTGTTTGAAAATATGCAGGACAGAAAGATGCTTAATCTCTTAAAGACAAAAAACTTTAACAGCGGCCCGGTTATACTTTATTACCAGCCTATAAAAAACGACTGA